The genomic region AACGGTGAGGTTGTTGCTTGCTATTCTGGGAAAAATCCCTTAAAGCTATTAAGAGAAATTTGTGCTGCTTCTCCTTCTATTCGTCCAGATCATGCTGGATATTTAGGAATGGAGTTGCAAAAGGCATCTGAGTGTTTGAAAACAGGAAAGTTATATAACCAGGACGGAAAATGACAGCTAGCGATGACCAAAGACCAACATGGAATGAGTACTTTTTAATGTTGGCTAAACTAGCAGCTACTCGTTCAACTTGCCTTGCTTTTCCAGTTGGCGCTGTAATTGTTAAAAACAAGCAGGTTGTAGCAACAGGTTATAACGGTTCGCCGTCTGGTTCGGCTCATTGTACTGCTCAAGGATACTGCTATCCGGGGTTGAGCAGTTGTGACGCTAGTAAGAGCCTACCATCACGGGCTGTACACGCAGAGGCAAACGCGATCGCCCAGGCTGCCAAACATGGTACATCTACTGATGGGGCGAGTATTTATGTGACTTTAGAACCTTGTCTATCTTGTTTAAAGTTAATTATTTCAGCTGGAATTAAAGAAGTTTTTTATGAAACTTCCTTTAATGGTGGAGAAAATGCTGTAGTTAGAGATTCTTTTGTCACGGAAGGATTAGTTACTTTGGCACAAATTCATTTATCTGAAGTAACGCAGGAAAAAGCTGCTTTCTTCCTGCTCAATCCTACATCTATTGCTAGGTATGAAAATACTTATATTAGCTAGTTTTGTGAATTATGGCACTTTGAACAATTCGCGATTACAAGCGTCGAGCGTTTGTCATTCAGGCAAACAGCTTTCCCTGCTGACATAGCTGTAAGGCTTGAATTTTGACGGGACTGGCGCGTCTCGAACGCGCGACCTAGCGCTTAGGAGGCGCTCGCTCTATCCAACTGAGCTACAGCCCCAATCCTTTGCGATCATAGCATCAAAAGTCAAAAGTCAAAAGTCAAAACACAGGAGTCAGGAGTCAGGAGTCAGGAGCCAGCAGTAATTTTTCTCCCTCAGCTCCCGATCGCTCCCTCAGCTCTCTTCTCCCCTCAGCTCCCGATCGGGAGCGATCGCTCCCTCAGCTCTCTTCTCTCCCTCACTCCTCACTCCTCACTCCTCACTCCTCACTCCTCATTTCTGCCACGCACTATCCCACGGGTTGCCACCGATTTCTAAGCCACAGACTGAACTTGTAGCCTCCAGGATCGATTTCTTGCCACCACGACAAGAATAGAGTTGTAAACTCACTTGCCCGCGCATCGTATCCTTACAGCAGAAAACTAGCCCATTCTGGGTGGGCGCACGTAGGGGAGTGCCAGATAAATCTGTCGTCCCCGTTAAAATAACTTCGTAGTCAGCATTTCTCGCCTGCATTTGCCAGCAACCCCAGGGCTGGATGTTCCACGTTACCTCGGAGTTCCAAGGGACGAATTCGTAAAATTTACCCCGATAATGCAAGCCTACCATTGCTACAGATTCCATCCACCACAACACCCCACGTCTACCACCGCCAGCAGTTAAAGCTAAGTCGGGTTCGTCGTCAAAACTATTGCAATTCAGCCAAAACCATCTTTGAGGAAAAGCACCGCCCCAATTCTTTTCGCTATAGGCTGGGGCATTGGTAAACTCGTAGCGCTTACCGTACCAATCGATCCAACCCGTAGCTAAACCGTGCGCCATCAAGATTTGCCAGCCAGGTTCAAAGATTTGTAACGAAGACAGCCAACCAGCCGTAGATTGCTGTATTCTACCGCGATCGCCCCATCCATAAATCGGTTGGATCTCGTACTGCCAGCGGCAATAACCATTATTGGCGGGATCTCGGATGATACCTTGGTTCCAGGTCGCAGTCGCCTGATAACCCTGTTGGATGTGGCGATCGAATTCGTCAGGAGAAAGCCAATTTGCTTGAGTCTCTAAGTCTGTTTGTCCCCAATGTCCTAAAGCGAGTTGAGTCGGACTCGCCCAAAAGCGCTTGACATCAGGATAAGTCCGCCATAAATATTTATCGTCGGGACCGAGAATCTGGGCTGCGCCTCCACTATGGGTTTTACCACCGATAGGATCTTCGATGGAGTACATGAAAGCAAAAGTGTCGCCAGCAGGTAACGTGACGCGGTAATACCAGCCTTCAAAAAAACGGCGATCGCTACCATCCCAGTGATAACCACTATGAGGAGTTTGTGTTGAGGGAGTTTGTGTTGAGAAAGAAAAATTTTTGGGAATACTAACCATGACCGGATTTGTAAGTCCTATTCCAGTATGAGCGATCGCCTCATGCTATTGATGCAAGAAAGTTATCGCCATTGAGATGAGTCAAGTCGAAACCTATTACCAAATACTAGGACTAAAACCTGGTGCAACTGCTGCTGAGGTAAAGCACGCCTATCGTACCTTGGCGAAAACTTGGCATCCCGATTTATTTCCCGATCGCTCCCAATTAAAGCAGCAAGCCGAAGAAGAAATCAAAAAAATTAACGAGGCGTACCAGCAACTCAAATGGCAACAGCCACACGCGAGTAGAGTAGCTACGGTTACAGGGACTTACTCAACCTACAAATCTTGCGCTGAGACTTATTTTAAGCGAGGAATGGAGAACGCGAGACGAGGTAGATATATCGTGGCGATCGAGGATTTTACGCAAGCGATTCGCCTCCAACCTAACTTCGCAGCTGCTTACAAATATCGCGGACTCGCTTGTTCTCGATTGGGATACAAACATCGGGCAGACTCTGATTTTAAAATTGCTCTAGAACTGGAACCAAAACCCAAAACACCTAAGCTATCGCCTCACACTCGCTGGAAATGCGTCAACACTCTCATCGGACATACGAACTGGGTATTTGCCGTGGCGATTAGTCCAGGTGGGCAAACTTTAGTTAGTGCTAGTGCGGATACAACAATTAAAATTTGGGATTTAGCAACAGGAAAATTATTAAAGACTCTGATCGGACATACAGCATGGGTACGATCTATTGCTATCAGTCCCGATGGCAAATGGTTAATTAGCGGTAGCGACGATCGTACGATTAAGATTTGGCGGCTAGATACGGGAGAATTACTGCATACATTAATCGGACATGCCGATCCAGTTTGGTCGATTGCGATCGCGCCTGATGGGACAAAGCTGGCTAGTAATGGTAAAAATAAGACGATCCAGTTTTGGGATTTAACTACAGGACAAAGATTAGATACCCGTGTCGGTCAAGCAAACTCAGCATATTCTGTTGCTTTCAGTCCTGACGGGCAAACTTTAGCGATTGGTAGCTGTAATAAAACCATTGAAATTTGGCATTTAGGCATGGAACAACTGCTGCACGTCCTTAAAGGACATTCGAGTTGGGTCAATTCAATTTCCTACAGTCCTGACGGGCAGTTTTTAACCAGTGCTAGTTATGACAAGACAATTAAATTATGGCGATTGGGTACGGCTAAACCTTTTTCTGCTGTGACGTGGCATCACAGCTATGTAGGATTTGTGGTATTTAGTCCCGACGGGCAGACTTTAGCTAGCAGGGGAGATAATACGATTAAGTTGTGGTATCCCAGTACGGGAAAACAGTTATGTTCGCTTCAGGGACATTCTGACTGGGTGAATGGGGTTGCTTTCAATCCACAAGGGAACGTACTCGCTAGTTGCAGTCGGGATATGACGATTAAGATTTGGCAGTTAGATTGAGTGCTGGGAGAATGTAGCGATATTTCTACAAAAATTGGGCTGATTTCAATTGCTGTTCTGGTTCAGAAATATCACGTTCTCATTCCTTCGCAGTCTCGAGCCACTCTTGCATAATAATTTCTACATTGACCTCCTAACTCTTTACCCAATCTTCAACCGTTAAAGCCCAACGTTCATGGTCACGCCATTCTCCGTTGATTTTTAGGTATCGTCGAGAAAAGCCCTCTTTCGTGAAATCTAGTCGCTTTACCAAATTAATTGATGCTCTGTTTTCAGGCTGGATATTGGTTTCAACTCGATGTAAATTAAGTGTATCAAAAGCGTAATTAATTGCTAATCGCACACCCTCTGACATCAATCCCTGACCTGCAAAATCTACATCAATGTAATAACCAAGATAAACATTTTGAAACGCTCTATAGAAGATTTGACTGAAATTTGCTACTCCAATAATTTTATGGTCGGTTAAATGGCAAATCAGTAAACCTTCAAAATCCTCATTTTGGCAACAATTGATATAGTTTTTACACTCCTGCTCATTAAGTGGAGGAAAAGCCCAGGGGAAATGGAACTTCTCGCTTCTTCGGTGAAGAGATACCAATTCTTGACAATCTTCCTTGGTTGGTTTTCTGATAAAAACGCGAAGTGACACGAGGTTCTTGACTATATGGATGACGAATAAAAGCTTCTGAATTTAAATTTGGCAACTGCATTAAAATCAAAGTAGAATCATCAAATTATTTGCTGTCACTATCACCATATAAACTCTAGATTTAGAATAAAATTAGGTAAAACATTTTCCCCTGACAAAGTAGCAGGATTTTCTAATACTTCAACTTCTCTATTTTGTCGATAAATCTCTACTTGCCGAGACTTACGATTGATTAACCAACCTAAACAAACGCCATTGTCTCGGTATTCTTTCATTTTATCTTGAGCTACTTTTAAGCTATCACTTGGCGAAAGTAACTCAATAACAAAATCAGGACAAATAGGAGGAAATTTTTCTTTTTGCTGTTGGGTTAGTGCATTCCAACGCTCTAATTTTATCCATGCAGCATCGGGAGAACGATCTGCATCATTGGGTAACTTGAATCCACCAGAGGAATCAAAAGCTATCCCAGTTCCATCTGTGTCAGCCCAATTAAATAACTGCTGGTTTATTCTGCCATTACGGTTGCTGCTTTCTCCCCCTACAGGTGTCATTACGATCAGTTCTCCAGTCGCGTTGCGCTCAAATCTCAAATTTTCGTTTGCTTGACATAGCTGAAAAAATTGCTCGTCTGTCAACTTAATTACAGGATTCAGATTGAGCGTTAAGGCATTCATAGGAAGATTTTATATTAGGGTTTGGGCAGGTAAGACCTGCCCTACTAAAACTATTCTATGCCTTCAATCCGGTCTTCGACCTCCTGATACAATTCACGCAGCAGATCCAAATTGTTCTCATCAGTATCCCAATAACCGCGTCCATTTGCTTCTAATAAAGTAGAAACCATCTTGCGGAAGGAATGCGGATTTAAATTCAACAACCGCTGACGCATGGCTTCATCTTTAATGAAGGTGTCGTTAGCATCTTCGTAGATCCAATTATCGACAGCACCAGCAGTTGCACTCCAACCCATTGTATTAACTAACCGCTTGGAAAGTTCCCGCACGCCTTCATAACCGTGAGACAACATTCCTTCATACCACTTGGGATTTAACAACTTGGTACGGGAATCTAAACGCACGGTTTCTGATAAAGTACGGACTTGAGCGTTAGCTGTAGTTGTATCTGCCATGTAGGAAGCAGGCATCTTACCATCATTCCGCAGACTTGCTACAACTTTCGTTGGATCTGAGTCGTAGTAGTGCGATACGTCCGTCAAACTAATCTCGGACGAATCGAGATTTTGGAATGTCACCTCAGCAGTTTTGAGCGTAGTTTCAAAAATCTGCCGCGACTGTTCCATCGTCCCAGGATTGTCAGCACTAAAAGCAAAGGATTTGCGCTTGAGATACATTTCCTGTAACTCAGCTTCGCTGTCCCAAGTGCTGTTTTCTACTGCCAAATTAATATTGGATGAATAGGAACCGGAAGCATTGGAAAATACGCGGGTTGCAGCTTGACGCAAGTTAATTCCCATGTCCTCAGCTTGCTTCAAAGCATGTTTGCGGACAAAATTCATTTCTACAGGTTCGTCTGCTTCCGCCGCCATTTTCACCGCTTGATCTAGCAGGTTCATTTGGTTGATGAACAAGTCGCGGAAAACACCGGAACAGTTGATGACAACATCAATTCTAGGTCGTCCCAACTCTTCTAAGGGAATCAACTCCAACTTGTTCACCCGTCCCAAGGCATCGGGAACCGGACGCACGCCGACCATCCACATAATTTGTGCCAGGGATTCGCCGTAAGTTTTGATGTTATCGGTTCCCCAGAGGACGCAGGCGATGGTTTCAGGGAAGTTTCCCCCATTTTCTGCCTTATTGCGGTCTAACAAGCGATCTACGACGATTTTCGCCGATCGCACCGCTGCCATTGTTGGAATTGCTTGCGGGTCGAGGGCATGAATATTCTTCCCTGTAGGCAATACATCGGGGTTGCGGATCGGGTCGCCACCAGGTCCAGGTAAAATGTACTCGCCTTCTAATCCCCGCAACAAAGCCCCTAGTTCGTTATCCGCACAAACTTGTTGCAAGCAGAATTCTAAATATTCAAACAGGGGTTTGAGGGCATTCGGATCGACTTTGGCGTAACCTGCTTGATGCAAGGCTTCTACCCAAGGTTCCTTTTTACCCATATTGAAGAAATTGAGTTTAGAAACCAGAGAAACTCTGCCTTCTGCATCGGTTTGTGCCTTTACTAAGGCACTAACGGCGGCGCGGGTAGCCAGGGTGATGTCTTGTAATAATTGCACGTCTTCCAAGACACCGCGATCGCTATTTTGATAAATTTCGTCAACATCCCGCCCGACGCTATTGGCAATAATCCGAGGTAAACTCTGAATATCTTCTTCAGCCCGATCTAAATTACCAATATTAACCAAAGTTGCGATCGCTTCCTCTGCTGAAGGCGGCTTCCCAATGACATGCAACCCGCAAGGCAACAACCGCGACTCAATTTCCATCAACTTGCGATACACCATGCCGACAATATTATCCCGCTCCTCGGCAGTCATATCTTTGGCATCTTGCTCTGGCAAGTTAATATCTTGGTCTAAATTCACCATCCGGCACTTATCCATGATGGTGTTGACAATGGGGATACCGCGACCGGAATCTTTTAAAGTTTGATAAGAACCGATTAGTTCGCTTAATTCCTTCAAACCCTTATACAATCCAGCATTTTCGGCTGGCGGTGTTAAGTAAGAAATCGTTTCGGCATAACTGCGGCGTTTGGCAATTGTGGCTTCACTGGGGTTATTTGCCGCGTAGTAATACAAATTGGGAATCATGCCAATCAGATTATCTGGGTAGCAGTCACCCGACATCCCCATTTGTTTTCCTGGCATGAATTCTAAAGAACCGTGCGTCCCGAAGTGCAGCACTGCGTCGGCTTGCCAAATTTGTTCTAAATACGTGTAGTAAGCCGCAAAACCGTGGTGGGGGCTAGCAGAACGGGAGAATAACAACCGCATCGGGTCGCCTTCATAACCAAATGTCGGCTGTACGCCAATAAAAACATTACCGAATTGCTTGCCGTATACCAAAAGGTTTTGCCCGTCACTGTTGAGATGCCCTGGCGGTGGACCCCAGTTTTCCTCTAATTTTTGCGAATAGGGAGTAAGCGCTTCGTACTCCGGTACGGACATTTTATAAGCAACGTTGAGTTCGGGGCTGCTATACTGCGCCTGGGCATCGTGGATCACCTGTTCCATCAACTCTTTGGGCGACTCTGGCAAATCCTGCACGTCGTAGCCGTTATTTCGCAGGGCTTGCATCACCTCGTAAATGGAACCGAATACATCTAAGTAGGCGGCTGTCCCCACGTTACCCTTATCGGGTGGGAAGCTGAATACGGTAATGGCAACTTTTTTTGCGAGTTTTGGCTTGCGACGTAGGTTAGCCCACTTCATCGCACGTTGGGCGACGGCTTCAACGCGGTCTTGCAGGGCGATCGCTTTTCCTGTCGCACCGTCTCGACCTGATAATATAATCGGTTCGATCGCCCCATCCAATTCTGGAATGGCAATTTGTAGCGCCACCTGAATCGGGTGCAAACCTAGATCGCTATCTTGCCACTCTTCCGTTGTCTGAAACACTAAAGGTAAGGCAACCATGTAGGGACGGTTCAACCGCTTCAGTGCTTCAATTGCCTTGGGATGGTCTTGTCGTGCGGGTCCACCTACCAAAGCAAATCCGGTGAGGGAAATCACCGTATCGACAATCGGATTTTTGCTGACCGGATCGTAGAAATAAGCATCAACAGGCTTGGAAAAGTCCAAACCACCAGCAAAGACAGGAACCACCCGCGCCCCCATTGCTTCAAGTTCCTGTACGATTGCAACGTAATGGGCATCATCCCCCGTGACTAGGTGGGTGCGTTGCAGTACGAGTCCCACGCAAGGCGCTAGCGGGTCTTTTAAGTCGCTAGAGATATCTAGGCGGCTGTTGTGCCAGTTGAGGTATTCCTTGATATCCTCAAACATAGTGGTTGACAAAGGATGCCAAATACCCATGTCGGGATAAACTACTGGTTCCTGGTATTGTAGAGAGGTTGCATGCAACCTCTCTACACCATTCAACACGTATTTATCCGCCAGCATCAGCAAGAAATTTTGCAGGTTTTCCGGCGATCCGCCCAACCAATACTGAAAACTCAGCATGAAGTTACGCGCATCTTGGGCTTTATCGATGGGTAAATACTTCAGTACCTTGGGCAAGGTTTGGAGTAGCTTTAGCATTCCATCTTGGAAAGAAGACCCAGATTTTTCTTTTCGCTTGCGCATGAATTGGGCGATCGCGCTTTTGGATTGTCCCAACTGCGCCATCGAGAAGCTACCCATCTTGTTAAGGCGCATCACCTCTGGCATTGAGGGGAAGACAACAGCCACATCCAATTGCGATCGGTGCGGTTCTACTGCAGCTACCACCTTTTGCGCCAAGTCTTCAATAAAAATTAGTGAGGCGATGAAGATGTCGGCACTTTGGATATCGCGCTTAAACTCCTCGTAGTTTTCAGGGTCTCGGAGTTCTTCGATCAGATAGCCGCTAATTTCGATCGCCAAATTCGGATTGCTTTGGTTAATTTGGCGTACCGCTTGCGATAAGGCACTCTGATACTGGGACTCTAGCACGACATAGACCACCTTGATCAAAGCACGTTCTGCCAGGTTGTCGGGCGTAATGTGTCGGATGGTGGACTTGACGTGTGTGAACATTCGGTAAGGCTCCTTTGATGCGTGTTCTCTGTCTGTAGGGATCTCTGGCAATGAACGTAGGACACCAGATACACACTTTCCTAATGTCCCACTTGTACCTCTACGCAGTAAGTTCGGCGACCTCTACAGATTGCGAACTGGTCGCGTTACAGTTGAAAAACCGAACTGCGATCGGCGTAGAAAATACACGGCACATGAGTTTTTTTTATCAGAAAGTGCCTACCAAAAGTTAGACTCAGGCTGTAACTGACACAATTTGATAAAAATTTCGTAACTTTTCGTTACGTTTGTTAATTTTACCTGAAGTCGTTAATCATTAGGATTTGGACTAATCTTTGCAAAACTTTAATAAATAAATTTTAGAATTATGCTGTTAAATCTTCGTTTTATGATAGTCATAAAAGTCTAAAAAATTAAAAACAAGAATATGAAAAGGTACAAATGACCAATGACAAATGACAAATAACATCGATATCTTAGTTTTGTCTAATGGTCCTGGGGAAGTCACAACCTGGGTGCGTCCCGTCGTGCAAGCTTTGCGCCAGAAACTAGGAGAGGATCGCGATCGCGCCAGAATTTCGGTAGTGCTTTCTCCTTGTCCGAATGCTAGTGGCAAAGAAGCCGCGATCGCCCAATCTTATCCAGAAGTCGATCGAGTACAACCAGCAGAATACTTTTGGCAATTTTTGCTCTGGGGCAAAACCGCAGAAAACTGGGATTGGAGAAGTCGCGGTGTCGTCGTGTTTTTAGGTGGAGATCAATTATTTTCAGTCATCATTGGCAAGCGCCTCAGCTATCGCACTGTAGTTTATGCCGAGTGGGAGACGCGCTGGCAGAGTTGGATCGATCGCTTTGCCGTCATGAAACCAAACTTAATCGATAGCGCTCCATCAAAACATACCCACAAGTTTACGGTAGTAGGGGATTTGATGGCAGAAGCCTCTGGAGGAGTGAGGAGTGAGGAGCGAGGAGTGAGGGGAGAGCAGGGGAGCAGAGGAGCAGGAGGAGCAGGGGAGAATAACTATCAACTACCAACTACCAATTGCCAATTACCAATTGCCAATTACCAATTACCAATTATCCATGACCAATCCAAAATTGAATTAATTGGTTTATTACCAGGCTCTAAAGCTGCGAAACTGTCACAGGGAGTACCGTTGATGCTGGCGATCGCCGAATACATTCATACACAACGACCGCAAACGCGCTTTGTCATTCCCGTCGCACCTACTTTAGACGTGCAAACCTTGGCTGACTTTGCCAACCGTGAAAAAAATCCAATTATTCCTTTAGTAGAAGGTTCCACAGCCGAACTGATTCCTCACTCCTCACCCCTCACTCCTCACTCCTCGCCCCTCACTCCTCACTCCTCACCCCTACTAAAAACAGCTAGCGGCTTAGTAGTAGAATTGTGGACGCGATCGCCGGCTTACGATCTGTTGTCTCAATGTTGTTTGTGCTTGACAACCGTAGGCGCAAATACAGCCGAACTAGGCTCTCTAGGCGTGCCAATGATTGTTTTGTTACCAACTCAGCAACTAGACGCGATGCGGGCTTGGGATGGTATCCCAGGGGTACTCGTAAATTTACCTTTAATAGGAACGAGTATGGCAAAAGCAATTAACTGGTTAGTATTGCAGCGATTGGGCTTGCGATCGTGGCCCAACATCTGGGCAAAATCGGAAATTGTGCCAGAACTGGTTGGTAAACTCCAGCCTCAAACTGTAGCAGGACTCGTACTCGACTATCTACAGCATCCAGAAAAACTAGAAGAAATGCGCTCCAAATTACGCAGCGTGCGCGGACAAACAGGAGCAGCTGCTAAAATTGCTCAAATTGTTTACGAAGAACTTGGCAAATAAAGGGAGTAGGGAGCAGGGAGTAGGGAGTAGAGGAGATAAAATAACTAACTGGTCACTGTTCACTGTTCACTGTTCCCTACCGTCTCGTCGTCCTAACTCGTAGACTCCGCAACTAACGCAGGCAAGTATACCCATACTAATTGCC from Chroococcidiopsis sp. SAG 2025 harbors:
- a CDS encoding DnaJ domain-containing protein translates to MSQVETYYQILGLKPGATAAEVKHAYRTLAKTWHPDLFPDRSQLKQQAEEEIKKINEAYQQLKWQQPHASRVATVTGTYSTYKSCAETYFKRGMENARRGRYIVAIEDFTQAIRLQPNFAAAYKYRGLACSRLGYKHRADSDFKIALELEPKPKTPKLSPHTRWKCVNTLIGHTNWVFAVAISPGGQTLVSASADTTIKIWDLATGKLLKTLIGHTAWVRSIAISPDGKWLISGSDDRTIKIWRLDTGELLHTLIGHADPVWSIAIAPDGTKLASNGKNKTIQFWDLTTGQRLDTRVGQANSAYSVAFSPDGQTLAIGSCNKTIEIWHLGMEQLLHVLKGHSSWVNSISYSPDGQFLTSASYDKTIKLWRLGTAKPFSAVTWHHSYVGFVVFSPDGQTLASRGDNTIKLWYPSTGKQLCSLQGHSDWVNGVAFNPQGNVLASCSRDMTIKIWQLD
- a CDS encoding tocopherol cyclase family protein gives rise to the protein MVSIPKNFSFSTQTPSTQTPHSGYHWDGSDRRFFEGWYYRVTLPAGDTFAFMYSIEDPIGGKTHSGGAAQILGPDDKYLWRTYPDVKRFWASPTQLALGHWGQTDLETQANWLSPDEFDRHIQQGYQATATWNQGIIRDPANNGYCRWQYEIQPIYGWGDRGRIQQSTAGWLSSLQIFEPGWQILMAHGLATGWIDWYGKRYEFTNAPAYSEKNWGGAFPQRWFWLNCNSFDDEPDLALTAGGGRRGVLWWMESVAMVGLHYRGKFYEFVPWNSEVTWNIQPWGCWQMQARNADYEVILTGTTDLSGTPLRAPTQNGLVFCCKDTMRGQVSLQLYSCRGGKKSILEATSSVCGLEIGGNPWDSAWQK
- a CDS encoding lipid-A-disaccharide synthase, whose translation is MTNNIDILVLSNGPGEVTTWVRPVVQALRQKLGEDRDRARISVVLSPCPNASGKEAAIAQSYPEVDRVQPAEYFWQFLLWGKTAENWDWRSRGVVVFLGGDQLFSVIIGKRLSYRTVVYAEWETRWQSWIDRFAVMKPNLIDSAPSKHTHKFTVVGDLMAEASGGVRSEERGVRGEQGSRGAGGAGENNYQLPTTNCQLPIANYQLPIIHDQSKIELIGLLPGSKAAKLSQGVPLMLAIAEYIHTQRPQTRFVIPVAPTLDVQTLADFANREKNPIIPLVEGSTAELIPHSSPLTPHSSPLTPHSSPLLKTASGLVVELWTRSPAYDLLSQCCLCLTTVGANTAELGSLGVPMIVLLPTQQLDAMRAWDGIPGVLVNLPLIGTSMAKAINWLVLQRLGLRSWPNIWAKSEIVPELVGKLQPQTVAGLVLDYLQHPEKLEEMRSKLRSVRGQTGAAAKIAQIVYEELGK
- a CDS encoding Uma2 family endonuclease, translating into MNALTLNLNPVIKLTDEQFFQLCQANENLRFERNATGELIVMTPVGGESSNRNGRINQQLFNWADTDGTGIAFDSSGGFKLPNDADRSPDAAWIKLERWNALTQQQKEKFPPICPDFVIELLSPSDSLKVAQDKMKEYRDNGVCLGWLINRKSRQVEIYRQNREVEVLENPATLSGENVLPNFILNLEFIW
- a CDS encoding GNAT family protein, which produces MSLRVFIRKPTKEDCQELVSLHRRSEKFHFPWAFPPLNEQECKNYINCCQNEDFEGLLICHLTDHKIIGVANFSQIFYRAFQNVYLGYYIDVDFAGQGLMSEGVRLAINYAFDTLNLHRVETNIQPENRASINLVKRLDFTKEGFSRRYLKINGEWRDHERWALTVEDWVKS
- a CDS encoding dCMP deaminase family protein; protein product: MTASDDQRPTWNEYFLMLAKLAATRSTCLAFPVGAVIVKNKQVVATGYNGSPSGSAHCTAQGYCYPGLSSCDASKSLPSRAVHAEANAIAQAAKHGTSTDGASIYVTLEPCLSCLKLIISAGIKEVFYETSFNGGENAVVRDSFVTEGLVTLAQIHLSEVTQEKAAFFLLNPTSIARYENTYIS
- a CDS encoding magnesium chelatase subunit H — encoded protein: MFTHVKSTIRHITPDNLAERALIKVVYVVLESQYQSALSQAVRQINQSNPNLAIEISGYLIEELRDPENYEEFKRDIQSADIFIASLIFIEDLAQKVVAAVEPHRSQLDVAVVFPSMPEVMRLNKMGSFSMAQLGQSKSAIAQFMRKRKEKSGSSFQDGMLKLLQTLPKVLKYLPIDKAQDARNFMLSFQYWLGGSPENLQNFLLMLADKYVLNGVERLHATSLQYQEPVVYPDMGIWHPLSTTMFEDIKEYLNWHNSRLDISSDLKDPLAPCVGLVLQRTHLVTGDDAHYVAIVQELEAMGARVVPVFAGGLDFSKPVDAYFYDPVSKNPIVDTVISLTGFALVGGPARQDHPKAIEALKRLNRPYMVALPLVFQTTEEWQDSDLGLHPIQVALQIAIPELDGAIEPIILSGRDGATGKAIALQDRVEAVAQRAMKWANLRRKPKLAKKVAITVFSFPPDKGNVGTAAYLDVFGSIYEVMQALRNNGYDVQDLPESPKELMEQVIHDAQAQYSSPELNVAYKMSVPEYEALTPYSQKLEENWGPPPGHLNSDGQNLLVYGKQFGNVFIGVQPTFGYEGDPMRLLFSRSASPHHGFAAYYTYLEQIWQADAVLHFGTHGSLEFMPGKQMGMSGDCYPDNLIGMIPNLYYYAANNPSEATIAKRRSYAETISYLTPPAENAGLYKGLKELSELIGSYQTLKDSGRGIPIVNTIMDKCRMVNLDQDINLPEQDAKDMTAEERDNIVGMVYRKLMEIESRLLPCGLHVIGKPPSAEEAIATLVNIGNLDRAEEDIQSLPRIIANSVGRDVDEIYQNSDRGVLEDVQLLQDITLATRAAVSALVKAQTDAEGRVSLVSKLNFFNMGKKEPWVEALHQAGYAKVDPNALKPLFEYLEFCLQQVCADNELGALLRGLEGEYILPGPGGDPIRNPDVLPTGKNIHALDPQAIPTMAAVRSAKIVVDRLLDRNKAENGGNFPETIACVLWGTDNIKTYGESLAQIMWMVGVRPVPDALGRVNKLELIPLEELGRPRIDVVINCSGVFRDLFINQMNLLDQAVKMAAEADEPVEMNFVRKHALKQAEDMGINLRQAATRVFSNASGSYSSNINLAVENSTWDSEAELQEMYLKRKSFAFSADNPGTMEQSRQIFETTLKTAEVTFQNLDSSEISLTDVSHYYDSDPTKVVASLRNDGKMPASYMADTTTANAQVRTLSETVRLDSRTKLLNPKWYEGMLSHGYEGVRELSKRLVNTMGWSATAGAVDNWIYEDANDTFIKDEAMRQRLLNLNPHSFRKMVSTLLEANGRGYWDTDENNLDLLRELYQEVEDRIEGIE